From Sporolactobacillus pectinivorans:
ACGGTCATTTCGCGGCTCAGTGTATAGAGAGTCAGCGTAATTTTTTCATTTTCCTGGGCTTCTTTCAACTGATTTCTTAATTTTGACGACAAACTTGCTGTCAGCATCGCAACGATTAAAAATACGGCAAATGAAAGAATATAGCGCAGATCGGCGACTGTAAAACTCTGAATAGGCGGGACGAAGAAAAAATCAAAAGAAAGAATGCTCATCAATGAAGCATAAAATCCCGGTCCCATACCCCAGCGTGATGCGCCGAACAGAACCGGCATTAAAAATAAAAGAGCAACATTGACCAGGTCATTCGCCATCCCTGTAAGCTTCAGCAGCAAAGTCAGCATGATAATCATTCCGGTTAAAATCAGGTAAGGTGCCCATTTAACGGAATGCTCCGGAAAGATATAATTGATTTTGTTCGTCCGAATTTCCCTTCGCCCCGGGATAACATGAAAGGTGATGTTCTCCCCTTTCCGGATGACCTGATCGACAACAGAGGGGTTCACCCATTCCATCATTCTCGAATAGTTCGGCTTCCCGATGACGATATGCCGGACATTGTGTTCCCACGCAAAAGATATAATTTCATCAGATACATGAGTACCCGGGATGATAAATGTTTCGGCACCCAGGTTTTCAGCGGCTCGCATATTTCTGGAAATTTCCATGCGCTCACCCATGGTCATCGGAGCCCTTCTGGGTGTATCCACGTACAATGCCATCCATTTTATATTCAAATCATCGGCCATCTGCCGCGCTGACCGGATCAATTCTCTGGAGAACGGACTTCCGCTGACGCAGACCATCAATTTTCCCATGGCCGTACTTTGGTCCTTCGTTTTTCTTTCAACCGTATCTTTACAGAACCCTTCGCTTTCCAGACGTCGTTCTTCTTTGGCCATTTTCACCGTATGTCACCTCTGTTCATAAGAAGCTCTCCATCCTTTATGAAATTCTATAAAAAAGAAGAAACATCAGTTGCCTGATGTTTTCAATAATTTGTCCTTTGTCAACCCTTTAGATCGTTAATCCATACTATCATTTTCACTGATCTTTGAAAAGACTCTCAACGAGTTTAATATGATGGGTCCGGTTTACTCTTTGAATAAAATTGGAAACATCGTTTTGATTTTCACACACAGCCGTGTGAATAATCCAAGTGGAAAATAATTTAACGTGAACAGCGGATATATAAAACGGATAGTGTTTTCTTGAGCGGACGATATACCAGCCGGGCTTCACCTTTTTCCACGGTGATTTCCGGATTCCAAAGAGATGAAGCCTCGACCGCTTGTTCCAGTCCTCATTCTTTTGAACATTTCGAATGGATGTATAGATTCCCATCAATCGGGCATCATCCCGCCGGGCAGATTTTCCACCGCCACCTACTTTTTCTCTTGCCATTTTCTCATCATCCGCAAAGACATAGTTCAGAATGACCAGGCTTTCTTCTTCGACGGTCCATGCAGCGCCAAAACACCGATAGTGCAATGAAAAAATATCCAGATAGTTCCGACCCGTGCCGTAATAAAGAGGTTCACCCGTTCTCTTCGTGATACTCACCTCTTGAATTGGCTACGACATGCAGATTGACAAACTCCGCGTGCATCAGGACATAAATCACCGGGTTGCGCCTGAACTTATCGAAGAAATGCTGAGCGGGAAGCGGTTGACCAACGACAATTTGTTCCGCGTGCAGTTCTCCTGCTGTTTTCGCGATCAGCTCCCCTACCCGATTTTCAGGCGCTTCCTTCCTGAGAAATGTAGCCTGAAGCTGTTCGCTGAGCTTCTTCATCGTCTCCAGATCTCTTCTTTCCCGTTCACACAAAGGTCCATCCGATACAACCGTGAGTACATACAGATCCGCATGGTACCGGTCGGCAATACGCCAACCTCTCCGGATTAATTTCTCAGAATGTGGACGATAGTTGACGCACGTCAGAATCCGCGGGGGGTCCCCGATAATGCGCTGCCGTTCCAGGCTTTGATCCACATTGTCCGCGACCTCGAACAGAGCCAGTTCCCGAAGGACCGATAAATTTCCCAACCGGAAAAAGTGATTCATTGCGTGTTCAATCTTATCTTTCGAATACACCTTGCCCTGCGCAAGACGCAACTGAAGCATTTCCGGTGTGACATCAATCAGCTTTATTTCCTCTGCCTGGTCCATAAACCAGTCCGGAATACGCTCTTTGACTTTAATGCCGGTAATATGTTCCACCGTGTCGCGGAGACTTTCGAGATGTTGAATATTGACGGCTGTCACCACATCAATCCCCTGTTCCAGAATATACAGGATATCCTGAAACCGCTTCTCCCTTTCGCTGCCGGGTACATTTGTATGCGCCAGTTCATCGATCAGGACCATTTGCGGATGACGCTGCGTGATTTGTGCCACATCCAGTTCCCCGTACCGGCGTCCGTTATAGTGCACCACCCGCTGCGGGATCGTCTCCAGACGGCCGATCTGGTTGGCTGTTCCTTTTCTTCCATGCGTCTCAATAAACCCGATGACAACATCCGTGCCTTTCGACAGCCGGTCATTAGCATCCTGAAGCATTTTATAGGTCTTTCCGACGCCCGGTGCCGAACCCACATAAATTGTCAGCCGGCCCCGGAGGGTATTCGGATCAGGCGAACGTCCGGAATGGCGATTCCGGAGGTCCGTGTCCGTTAACGAATAGGGCCGGCTCCCGTCTTTCCAGCCCATGATATGAAGATCGGCGTATTTCATATTCAGCAATAAGTACCGAACGAGATTGGAATTCCAGAAGGCCCAGTACCGCGGCGAATGCGTCTGGCCGACAACAATCTGTGTCACACCCAGTTGTCCGGTGACATCCATAACCACCTTGCCGAGTGCCCGGTCACCGCGCTGCTCGACAAGATATTTGGCATGGCAGAAATCCCCCAGGCTTCTGAGTTTGTTAATCCGGTCTTTACTTTTGTCAGACAGATCGTTTTCAGGCATTTCCAATATGGTCAGAATGAACAGATCGGCCTTCATTCTCCGGGCCATCCGGTAACCTTTTCGGATCAGGATCGCCGAACGTGCCAGAAAACTGGTGCAAACAAGAATGATTTCTTTGGCTCCGACCGGTCCCGGTATGCTCCGGCGCTCAAACGATTTTTGGAACTGAGTGTCGACCGTGTCGGCGACAATACGCAGTGTTAGCTCACGCAGCGCGGACAGATTTTCTTTTCTGAAGAAGTGATCCAGCGCCTGATGAATCGTGCCTGCGTGAAAAATATTTCCGTCTCTCATCCTTTGCCGCAGCGTCTCCGGCGGTACATCGACCACTTCAATTTCATCGGCGCTTTCGATAAAAGACTGGGGCACGATTTCGCGGACTCGGACACCTGTAATTTTTTCCGCTTCGCGATATGTTCCTTCGAGATGCTGCACATTCACGGTCGTCAGTACGTCAATGCCCTGTTCCAGAATATAGTCGACATCCATGTACCGTTTGGAAAATCTGGAACCC
This genomic window contains:
- a CDS encoding histidine kinase — translated: MTKNPEHPDEKELEENHSVKRKGKLKIIVGAAPGSGKTYKLLKEANDLLRKGTDIVIGFVEVHHRPETVEQMGDLEIIPRKNVLYQDRTFEEMDVDAIIERQPAAVVVDELAHTNLEGSRFSKRYMDVDYILEQGIDVLTTVNVQHLEGTYREAEKITGVRVREIVPQSFIESADEIEVVDVPPETLRQRMRDGNIFHAGTIHQALDHFFRKENLSALRELTLRIVADTVDTQFQKSFERRSIPGPVGAKEIILVCTSFLARSAILIRKGYRMARRMKADLFILTILEMPENDLSDKSKDRINKLRSLGDFCHAKYLVEQRGDRALGKVVMDVTGQLGVTQIVVGQTHSPRYWAFWNSNLVRYLLLNMKYADLHIMGWKDGSRPYSLTDTDLRNRHSGRSPDPNTLRGRLTIYVGSAPGVGKTYKMLQDANDRLSKGTDVVIGFIETHGRKGTANQIGRLETIPQRVVHYNGRRYGELDVAQITQRHPQMVLIDELAHTNVPGSEREKRFQDILYILEQGIDVVTAVNIQHLESLRDTVEHITGIKVKERIPDWFMDQAEEIKLIDVTPEMLQLRLAQGKVYSKDKIEHAMNHFFRLGNLSVLRELALFEVADNVDQSLERQRIIGDPPRILTCVNYRPHSEKLIRRGWRIADRYHADLYVLTVVSDGPLCERERRDLETMKKLSEQLQATFLRKEAPENRVGELIAKTAGELHAEQIVVGQPLPAQHFFDKFRRNPVIYVLMHAEFVNLHVVANSRGEYHEENG